The following coding sequences are from one Halorubrum sp. BOL3-1 window:
- a CDS encoding metal ABC transporter permease, whose translation MSGREPSDDGGRARRDGARSGRGLRRTAELVGIGVTGVVAVAMLGFVLLYWARDLPVASDLYVAFRSLGRGMDAAFGTNVFRHPIMWQSMAVGVLVGVVAPLVGSFLVHREMALIGETLAHTAFAGVAIGILVTSSTGWNGSLLLVALVVGVLGALAVQWLTDRTDAYGDVPIAIMLSGSFAVGTLIISYGDGLTGVNIQGYLFGNLAVVTPEGARLMGALSLIVVAGVALTYKQLLFITFDEQAARVAQLNVTGYNTLLVVLTAVVVVGAMQVLGVILVAAMLVVPVAAASQVARSFRETVYLSVIFGQLSVVGGFAVSIGLGLPSGGSIVVTAIAVYLATIVGSGFSVKAISAHG comes from the coding sequence ATGAGCGGGCGAGAACCCTCCGACGACGGTGGTCGCGCCCGACGCGACGGCGCTCGGTCCGGTCGCGGACTCCGTCGGACCGCGGAGCTCGTCGGAATCGGGGTCACCGGGGTCGTCGCGGTCGCCATGCTCGGGTTCGTCCTGCTCTACTGGGCACGAGACCTCCCGGTCGCGAGCGACCTGTACGTCGCGTTCCGCTCGCTCGGGCGCGGGATGGACGCCGCGTTCGGCACGAACGTGTTCCGACACCCGATCATGTGGCAGTCGATGGCGGTCGGCGTGCTCGTCGGGGTCGTCGCCCCGCTCGTCGGCTCCTTCCTCGTCCACCGCGAGATGGCGCTGATCGGTGAGACGCTCGCGCACACCGCGTTCGCCGGGGTCGCGATCGGGATCCTCGTCACCTCCTCGACCGGGTGGAACGGCTCGCTGCTGCTCGTCGCGCTCGTCGTCGGGGTCCTCGGGGCGCTCGCCGTCCAGTGGCTCACCGACCGCACCGACGCCTACGGCGACGTGCCCATCGCGATCATGCTTAGCGGGAGCTTCGCGGTCGGCACCCTGATCATCAGCTACGGCGACGGACTCACCGGGGTCAACATCCAGGGGTACCTGTTCGGGAACCTCGCGGTCGTCACGCCGGAGGGGGCGCGCCTGATGGGCGCGCTCTCGCTGATCGTCGTCGCGGGCGTAGCGCTGACGTACAAACAGCTCCTCTTCATCACCTTCGACGAGCAGGCCGCGCGCGTCGCGCAGCTGAACGTCACCGGGTACAACACCCTCTTGGTGGTGTTGACCGCGGTCGTCGTCGTCGGCGCGATGCAGGTGCTGGGCGTCATCCTCGTCGCCGCGATGCTCGTCGTCCCGGTCGCGGCCGCCTCCCAGGTCGCTCGGAGCTTCCGCGAGACGGTGTACCTCTCGGTGATCTTCGGCCAGCTGTCGGTGGTCGGCGGCTTCGCCGTCTCGATCGGTCTCGGACTCCCCTCGGGGGGATCGATCGTCGTCACGGCAATCGCCGTGTACCTCGCCACCATCGTCGGCTCCGGCTTCTCGGTGAAGGCGATCTCCGCGCACGGGTGA
- a CDS encoding metal ABC transporter ATP-binding protein produces the protein MSAIVDLDGVTFAYGDTVAVSDVSLTVEEGDFLGLVGPNGSGKTTLLHLMLGLHEPDEGSVELFGRPVKEFDDGGRIGYVSQKATSRGGAMPVTVRECVTMGRFAHAGRGRLSAADRAAVADAIETVGIRDLADRLVSELSGGQKQRAYIARALASDADLLALDEPTVGVDAESRDAFYALLDGLNKDGITVILIEHDIGVVTDRANRIACINTELYHHGDTESFVESDALAAAYGTTGQVVHHHH, from the coding sequence GTGAGCGCAATCGTCGACCTCGACGGCGTTACGTTCGCCTACGGCGACACCGTCGCCGTGAGCGACGTTTCTCTGACGGTCGAAGAGGGGGATTTCCTCGGACTGGTCGGCCCGAACGGCTCCGGGAAGACGACCCTGCTCCACCTCATGCTCGGCCTCCACGAGCCGGACGAGGGGTCCGTGGAGCTGTTCGGCCGGCCGGTCAAGGAGTTCGACGACGGCGGGCGGATCGGCTACGTCTCCCAGAAGGCGACGAGCCGGGGCGGCGCGATGCCGGTCACCGTCCGGGAGTGCGTCACCATGGGTCGGTTCGCGCACGCCGGGCGCGGGCGGCTCTCCGCGGCCGACCGCGCCGCCGTCGCGGACGCCATCGAGACGGTCGGTATCCGCGACCTCGCTGACCGGCTCGTCTCGGAGCTGTCGGGCGGCCAGAAGCAGCGGGCATACATCGCCCGCGCCCTGGCGAGCGACGCGGACCTGCTCGCGCTCGACGAGCCGACGGTCGGCGTCGACGCCGAGTCGCGAGACGCCTTCTACGCCCTCCTCGATGGGCTGAACAAGGACGGGATCACGGTCATCCTCATCGAACACGACATCGGCGTCGTCACCGACCGCGCGAACCGCATCGCCTGTATCAACACCGAGCTGTACCACCACGGGGACACCGAGTCGTTCGTCGAGAGCGACGCCCTCGCGGCGGCGTACGGTACGACGGGACAGGTCGTCCACCACCACCACTGA